A DNA window from Rhipicephalus sanguineus isolate Rsan-2018 chromosome 8, BIME_Rsan_1.4, whole genome shotgun sequence contains the following coding sequences:
- the LOC125759459 gene encoding uncharacterized protein LOC125759459, which produces MEPSEVTSESDSLLPNEPCVASMSTPPRSVGKNKSGHILNSDSRNMIFHCYTYWRNREPERSVEDTSKFVAEMLGVSESTVFKVRREAKASSSSGGNLSTPSRKRPRNAEKRRRSTKYDSFTFCALRSCVHDFFRRNEIPTVEKITNEFSNRMDLPSLKRCTVRRLLAEIGFKYEKRCRNSLLIDRDDIVEWRNRYHRDVEHYRAEGRKIFFLDETWVTAGHTQLIVWTDTVVQKRGRLYARANGLSTGLKQPSGKGQRLIVTHIGSEDWFVDGCLDVFRGRNTGDYHEEMDGNRFEGWFGDVLQKLPAGSVIVLDNAPYHSRREEKLPTTSWKKENIQEWLNSKDIAYSATLVKRQLLELVASVKPRFLSYIIDNAAARAGCVVLRLPPYHCEFNPIELVWAKVKNGLAADNRDFKLCTVEDILREKIKNVTAEDWRKNIRHVMELEAKFRVDTSGSDHVQPIVIQLGEDDTEERDSDCELSGIEPLEEA; this is translated from the coding sequence ATGGAGCCCAGCGAGGTGACATCGGAAAGCGATTCTTTGTTGCCGAACGAGCCTTGTGTTGCCTCGATGTCCACACCACCAAGGAGCGTCGGCAAGAACAAGAGCGGCCACATCCTCAACAGCGATTCACGGAACATGATCTTCCACTGCTACACGTACTGGCGCAACAGGGAGCCCGAACGCAGCGTGGAGGACACGAGCAAGTTTGTCGCCGAGATGCTCGGTGTCAGCGAAAGCACAGTCTTCAAGGTGAGGAGAGAGGCCAAGGCTTCGTCTTCTTCGGGCGGCAATCTCTCGACGCCCTCGCGAAAGCGCCCACGAAATGCGGAGAAGAGAAGACGCAGCACGAAATATGACAGCTTCACGTTTTGCGCGCTGAGGTCAtgtgtgcacgatttctttcgcCGCAACGAGATACCGACGGTCGAGAAGATAACCAACGAGTTCTCGAACCGTATGGATCTCCCGTCACTGAAGCGCTGTACTGTGCGGCGCCTGCttgccgagatcggcttcaagtacGAGAAGAGGTGCCGCAACTCGCTGCTTATCGAccgcgacgacatcgtcgagtgGCGGAATCGCTACCATCGTGACGTGGAGCACTACCGGGCGGAAGGCCGAAAGATCTTCTTCCTGGACGAGACATGGGTGACGGCGGGACACACTCAGTTGATCGTATGGACAGACACCGTGGTGCAGAAGCGCGGACGCCTGTACGCTCGCGCAAATGGCCTTTCAACGGGTCTGAAACAACCCTCTGGGAAAGGCCAGCGCCTGATCGTCACGCACATCGGCAGTGAAGATTGGTTCGTAGACGGCTGCTTGGATGTATTCCGAGGGCGAAACACAGGCGATTACCACGAAGaaatggacggcaatcgcttcgaGGGATGGTTCGGCGACGTGCTGCAGAAGTTGCCAGCTGGTAGTGTCATTGTTTTGGACAATGCACCTTACCACTCCCGGCGAGAAGAGAAATTGCCGACGACGTCCTGGAAGAAGGAAAACATACAAGAGTGGCTGAATAGCAAGGACATCGCCTACAGCGCGACGTTAGTGAAGAGGCAGCTGCTTGAGTTGGTGGCATCTGTGAAGCCACGCTTTCTCAGCTACATCATAGACAACGCAGCTGCAAGGGCCGGTTGCGTTGTGCTCAGGCTCCCGCCGTACCACTGCGAATTCAATCCCATTGAGCTCGTGTGGGCAAAGGTGAAAAATGGTCTCGCTGCGGACAACCGAGACTTTAAGCTGTGCACTGTTGAAGACATCTTGAGGGAAAAAATCAAGAACGTAACGGCGGAAGACTGGAGGAAGAACATCCGGCATGTGATGGAACTGGAGGCTAAGTTCCGAGTTGACACGTCTGGAAGTGACCATGTCCAGCCCATCGTCATCCAACTGGGGGAAGATGACACTGAAGAAAGAGACTCTGACTGCGAGCTGTCCGGCATTGAGCCCCTCGAGGAAGCTTAA